The nucleotide sequence CCAGCGCTCCACCACTGCACTGGCGACCGCCGACAGCACGACCGCGCCGAGCACGCCCGCGCTCCATCTTCCGATCACTTCCTCGATTACGAACAGCACCGCGGAAATCGGCGCATTGAAGGCGGCGGCCAGCCCCGCGGCCGCGCCCACCGGCGCAATCAAGCGCACCTTCTCGCGCGACAAGTGCAGCCTGCGTCCGAGCGCGGAGGCGATGCCGGCGCCGATCTGCAAGGCGGGATCTTCCGGCCCGAGCGAATGACCGGCGCCAATCGCCAGGGCGGAGCAGAGGAATTTGCCGATGACGGTGCGGAAGGGGATGTAACCGTTGTAAATGTAGAGCGCGGCCTTGGTCTGGTTGACGCCGCTGCCGCGCACGCGCGGGAACGCCAGCATCACGATGGCAGCAACCAGCAATCCGACCAACGCCGGCGCCAGCATCAGCCGCAATCCGGTGGGCGGCACGGCCGAACCCAGGAGGTGAAGCCGCGACCAGTCAATCGCAATCCGGAAGCACACCACCGAAAGGCCGGAGAGCACGCCGATCACAACCGCCAACAGCAGAAACAGGCGGTCCTCAGCAAACGCCCGGCGCAACAGGCGGAAATTCATTCCGCCGGCAGGCGCCGCGATTTCCGTCTCCGGAGCCACCACCGGAACGGGGTTGTCGGGCGCGCTCACGGCGTGGTGCCTTCCCGCCGCTGCGCGATCAACAGCAATGCCAAGTCAGCCGCACTGCCTGGCCCGCAGACTTGCTCCGTATCGCGCTCGATTCGGAACACCAAATCCATGGCAGCATCACCCTGCTCCGGATTACGGCGTAGAGAGCGCGGGTTCACCCGCGGCTTCAGCGCCGTCCAATTCGCGTAATCGGTGGCGAGCGGGTCATTTCCCAGCGGCTGATCCAGCTTGATATTGCGCGCGGAGGCGCACTGCTGCAGGCGAATGCCGGCCTGCGCAAAGGCGTCTATGATGCGCCGCTCCCGCTCCGAGGCCGGAAGCCGGCGCTGGTAAGGATCCATTAGCAGCACGAGTTCCGCGGTCTGCAAATGCGCTGCGGCTTGCGGGTCCTGGGTGTCCTCGGCAATCGCGCGGCGCAGGTAGCCGCTCGCTTCGGTGTACATCTGCAGGGAAAAGGCCGCTTCTCCCGCGCCCGCGAGCGCAGCGGCATGGTTCGGCGCGAGTGCGAGCGCTTCACGAAATCCCTGCAAGGCGCGCGCGTAGTCGCCTGCCTTCATCATCAAGCCGGCAACGCGCAGCATGAGCGCGGGATCGCGCGGCAGGTCGGCGGCTAGAGCGATGAGCTCCGACTGCGCTTGCTGGGGGGAGCGGTGCGCCAGCAGGAATTCGATGAGATCGAAGCGTGCCTCGCGGCGCCGCTGCGCCGGATCGTCCTGCCAGATGCCGTAAACCGCGCCGTGATAGAAGCGCAGCGCGCCCGCCACGTCATTGCTGCGCGCCGCCAATTGCGCCAGTTCGAGGTTCACCGTGCCGTTGGCCGGATCTTCGTCCCACAACGCATGCAAGTAACCTTGCGCCTGCCGTGTGTGACCCTGGGCGGCGAGCGCCTCGGCCAGCCGCAGGCGATATTGGAAATTGTCGTGAGAATACGCCAGCGCCGATTGCAGTTCGCGTACGGCTGCGTCCAGGTGTTGAGCGCGCAAGTCGCCGTCACCGCGCTCGAACCACTGGCGCGCGAGTTGCTGCTGGCGCGCGGCGTAGGCTTTGGTCACGAAGGTGGTCGCCACCCACAGCGCCACCGCGACCATCACCACCGCGGCAATGATCACCGGCTCGCGATGATGGAGGGGAATCCTTTTGCGGCCCGTGCAGTAGGGACAATCCGGTTGGCCGGGGAGCAGCGGTTCACCACAACGCGGACAGACGAGATCGGGTGCCATCTCCAGATAGAGTTTAATAATACTCCGTCGTATCGGAACACGATGGTCAGGGGATCCCGTACAGTTTCGCCGCGTTGTCGTGCAGCACCATGCGCGCCAGTTGGAGCGCGCGCACGCGGCTGATCTCTCCGTCTTGTATCATCCCGGTTAGCGCCTCGGTCAAGGCCCAGCGCGCACCCTGCGAAGTTTGCCAGCCGACTTCTTCCCAGCCGATCTCAGGCGTGGCGGCGTACAGGTCGGTGCCAAACAATACCTTCTCCGGGAACCACTCCAGCCAACTGCGCATGTAGTTGGCCAGCTCGCGCGGCGAGATCATCCAGCCTTCCGAGGTATCCGCCCACACGTTGGGCTTTCCCATCATGAACGCGGTTTCGCGGGTGAACGGCCAGCCGGCATGCAACAGGACGAAGTTGGTTTTACGCAGGGTGGGATCGTCAAGGTCCGCCTCCAGGAGCAGCGGGTTGGCGCCGCCGAGCTGGAAATAGCCGCCGCATCCCGCACCGGTGTGGATGTGGACCGGGAGGCCGAGCCGCCCCGCTTCGGCGGCGATCACGTGGAAAAGATAATCCTGCAGGACCTTGTATTCGGTTGGAGGGAGGCGGAATGAGCCGTGTCGGACGGGCATCACCCATCTGCCGGAGGTAAACGCCGGACGCAGCCTCCCGCGATGCGGGCGCAAAATCGAGCGCTCTCAGGTATGCCGCCTCGAATTTGACCGCCACCGCCCCGGCTTGCTTTTGACGTTGCAGCGTCGGCAGCACGACGCGGGCCACATATTCATCCAGCGAGACGGGCAGGCGTTCTATCTGCAGATCCGAGGCGTAGCGCCGCAATAAAGCCTCTTCGCGCGCGAAGAAGATCTTGCGATCCGGAGTGTCCGCCATGGCCGCGTTGTTCAGCGGAAACAGCAGTGGGTCGTCATAGGGTACCCAGCGGAATCGCGGCGGGCTGAGGCCCGGGCCCATGGCGACCCGGTTAGCGAACATGGTTGCGATGCCCAGCCGGTCGAGGACCCAGGTGGGAAAGTTGTCGCCCTGGTCGCGGCGGACATGGTCTTTCGACTCCTGCAGTTCGCGCAGGTGCTCGGGCGCCGCGTCATGGTAGGGATAGTTGTAGAGCGCGGTCCACGCGGACAGAAAAGCCGGGTTGTCGGGGCGCGTCATGGTGGGTGCGCCCGAGGGCTCCAGCGGATCACAGGGCAGCGCGTCGAATTCGGTGTCCTGCTGCCCAGGCCTAACCACCTTCAGCACGTGGGTGTGGTTATCAATGGCTTTGATCTTCTGGACTTCGGCCAGCAAGGCGGAGTCGGGCTGGGTCTGGGCGGCAGCCAAACACGCGCACAGCACGAGGGCGGGAATCATCAGGCGACGCATAGGGCACACTTGATATCATAGGGACAAGGCGCACACCAAACCTTCTACGTCGTCCCCATCATCGGCGCCGAAGCGCGCTACGTCTGCCGCTGTTTTGGCGGGCGCGCTCGACCAGTTCAGGACCAACGCGCGTTGCTGCGGCGTGTCCGGCACCATCGTCGCGCCGGTGGATGGTTCGAGCGGATCGCGCGGCCGAGGCGCCACCTGCGGCGGCGTCTGGCCGATTGCGAACAGCGGTTAGGAATGCCGCGATGAACAGTGTCAGTCCGCTGCCCGCGATTCCTCCAGCTTGGCGTCCAAGGTGATCTTCGCGTTCAGCAGCTTCGACACCGGGCAGCCGCTCTTGGCGTTTTCTGTCGCCTGGCGAAACGCTTCCGCGGATGCGCCCGGCACGCGCGCCGTGGTTTGCAGATGCACCTGCGTGATCGCGAACCCGGACTCCAGCTTCTCCAGCGTGACGGTCGCTTCGGTGGCGATCCTTTCCGGCTTCAACCCTGCGTTACCCAACTGCGCCGACAGGGCCATGGAGAAGCAGCCGGCGTGAGCCGCCGCAATCAGCTCTTCCGGATTCGTGCCCTTCTCGTTTTCAAAGCGCGTGGTGAAAGAGTAGGGCGTGTTCGAGAGCACTCCGCTGGCGCTGGAAACCGTTCCCTTCCCGTCCTTCAATCCGCCGTTCCACACTGCACTGCCTTTGCGCTGCATAGCATCTTTTTCCTTTCCTATGGAGTTTCTGTGCAGGTCGCTCGGCCTATCAGTCTATCGGTCTCCGGGAGAGCGGACCGCTTGACCGAGAGACTTAAAGAGACTTAAAGAGACTGAGAGACCGAACGACCCACTGGCCCCTGAGCGCCGGCCACTAGCCACTGGCGCTAGTGGTACTTGGCAAATCGCTCGACCAGGTATCGGCCACGATCAGCCACTCTCCGTTGGGCTGGCGCCGCCAGACGGTCAGGTACTTGCCGCGGTCCTGGCGTTTGCCGAGGTCCCGCGGAACCGACATGGAGTAGCGGCCGACATCGTAGGCCAGGTCGGCGGAGTGCTTGATGAAGGTGACCTCGTAGGTAAGCTCGCCGACCCCATGCTGCATCGGCGTTATCAGGTAATCGTAAATGGCATCGCGTCCGTGCACGGCGGGATGATGCGGCGGCATGTACACGGCATCGGGCGCGTAGGCCTGGATCAGCTTGTCCAGGTCGCCGGCGTTCCAGTGCCGCGCCCATTGCTCGCCAATCTTGCTGATGTGCAGTTCCACTTCATCGGCGGTAGTCGGCATGGCTGGACCTCCCCACGTTGACATGCTCTGGTTCACGATGATGCGCGCTGCCGGCCGCAGCAGCATTTATTTACAAACTTCCCGGCATAAACTACCAGCACTAGATTGTACTGAAAATTCAGTTCCGCAGCCCGTTCCGGGTCGGCTAGACTGCGAATCTAGGGAAATTCCATCCCAATTTAGGAGGCTGTCATGAAATCAGTCGTTCGTGTTGCGATCGCCGGGATGATGTTGCTGGGTCTTTTGTCGGTTGCGGCCATGCCGAAGAATCCCAAGAACAACGTTGTCATGGTAGCAGGCGGAGGCCCGGCGCCCGCGTGCGACCCCAATGCGGATCCGCGCTGCCTGCCGCCGATACCGCCGAGCCGGTAATGAAGCGGTAGCGGGCAGACACAAAATGCTTGCTCGGACGTGGGCGACGGGGCTATGCTCCGTCTCGCGCCCATGTCTGTGCTCCGGATTTTCTACTACGTGCTGTGGATCGCGCCGGCGCCGGTATTCGTGTGTCTTGCGGCCCTGATGCGCCGCCGAAAACTGGCCAAGGAATTCCCCTGCTTTTTTGCGTTCGCCGTTTTCCAGATCGTCGATTTCGCGGTCGGCTTCTACATTTACCATCGCTCGTATCTACAGTACTTTTATGCGTACTGGGCAATGTCCGCAGTCAGTATCGGGCTCGGTTTCGGCGTCCTGTACGAGGTTTTCATTGGGATATTCCGGCCGTTTGGGGATTTGCGTAAATTCGGCGCCGTGCTTTTCCGCTGGGCCG is from Terriglobia bacterium and encodes:
- a CDS encoding amidohydrolase, which codes for MIAAEAGRLGLPVHIHTGAGCGGYFQLGGANPLLLEADLDDPTLRKTNFVLLHAGWPFTRETAFMMGKPNVWADTSEGWMISPRELANYMRSWLEWFPEKVLFGTDLYAATPEIGWEEVGWQTSQGARWALTEALTGMIQDGEISRVRALQLARMVLHDNAAKLYGIP
- a CDS encoding SgcJ/EcaC family oxidoreductase; translated protein: MPTTADEVELHISKIGEQWARHWNAGDLDKLIQAYAPDAVYMPPHHPAVHGRDAIYDYLITPMQHGVGELTYEVTFIKHSADLAYDVGRYSMSVPRDLGKRQDRGKYLTVWRRQPNGEWLIVADTWSSDLPSTTSASG
- a CDS encoding tetratricopeptide repeat protein translates to MAPDLVCPRCGEPLLPGQPDCPYCTGRKRIPLHHREPVIIAAVVMVAVALWVATTFVTKAYAARQQQLARQWFERGDGDLRAQHLDAAVRELQSALAYSHDNFQYRLRLAEALAAQGHTRQAQGYLHALWDEDPANGTVNLELAQLAARSNDVAGALRFYHGAVYGIWQDDPAQRRREARFDLIEFLLAHRSPQQAQSELIALAADLPRDPALMLRVAGLMMKAGDYARALQGFREALALAPNHAAALAGAGEAAFSLQMYTEASGYLRRAIAEDTQDPQAAAHLQTAELVLLMDPYQRRLPASERERRIIDAFAQAGIRLQQCASARNIKLDQPLGNDPLATDYANWTALKPRVNPRSLRRNPEQGDAAMDLVFRIERDTEQVCGPGSAADLALLLIAQRREGTTP
- a CDS encoding OsmC family protein, whose protein sequence is MQRKGSAVWNGGLKDGKGTVSSASGVLSNTPYSFTTRFENEKGTNPEELIAAAHAGCFSMALSAQLGNAGLKPERIATEATVTLEKLESGFAITQVHLQTTARVPGASAEAFRQATENAKSGCPVSKLLNAKITLDAKLEESRAAD